A single genomic interval of Desulfobacterales bacterium harbors:
- the trxB gene encoding thioredoxin-disulfide reductase, with translation MSSNDTYDLIIIGGGPGGLTAGIYAMRAALKTALIELGVPGGQMNNSDSVENWPGDEHIGGSELGVRFHQHAQSYGLEILSQEVVELEPGLDIHTVKLANGDQLSAHAVILATGGSPRKLDIPGEEEHYGKGVSYCAVCDGFFFRDKTVVVVGGGDTAAEEALYLAKLTKQVYLVHRRDALRASALLQQRVKAECKIEILWNTVATEIKANDEGVCAVDLQDTQTSEKRELAADGVFIFIGFEPNNNLVPAGTKMNADGYVVTDEKCETNAPGIYVIGDLREKAYRQIVISASDGATAALSAAHYIETRKSEEACELPEELQTQ, from the coding sequence ATGTCGAGTAATGACACCTACGATCTAATTATCATCGGTGGCGGACCGGGGGGATTGACAGCCGGCATTTATGCCATGCGCGCTGCACTCAAAACGGCTCTCATCGAATTGGGTGTACCCGGTGGCCAGATGAACAACTCCGATTCAGTTGAGAACTGGCCCGGTGATGAACACATCGGCGGTTCTGAGCTGGGCGTCAGATTTCATCAACACGCCCAATCTTATGGATTGGAGATTCTTTCTCAGGAGGTTGTGGAACTTGAACCCGGTCTCGACATTCACACCGTTAAGCTCGCCAACGGCGACCAATTGAGCGCCCACGCGGTTATCTTGGCAACCGGCGGCAGCCCGCGCAAACTGGATATTCCCGGTGAAGAAGAACACTATGGCAAGGGTGTTTCTTATTGTGCGGTTTGTGACGGTTTTTTCTTTAGAGACAAAACCGTTGTAGTGGTTGGCGGTGGTGACACGGCTGCAGAAGAAGCCCTCTATCTTGCCAAATTGACCAAACAGGTATATCTGGTCCACCGCCGCGATGCCTTACGCGCTAGTGCACTTTTGCAGCAACGCGTCAAAGCTGAATGTAAAATCGAGATCTTGTGGAACACGGTGGCAACAGAAATCAAGGCCAATGATGAGGGTGTATGCGCAGTGGATTTACAGGATACGCAAACCAGTGAAAAAAGAGAGCTGGCAGCAGACGGTGTATTTATTTTCATCGGCTTCGAACCGAATAATAATCTGGTACCGGCCGGAACGAAGATGAATGCCGATGGTTATGTAGTCACCGACGAAAAATGCGAGACCAACGCCCCCGGAATTTATGTCATCGGTGATCTTAGAGAAAAAGCATATCGACAGATCGTCATATCGGCATCCGATGGCGCCACGGCTGCGCTGTCAGCTGCTCACTATATTGAAACACGAAAATCTGAAGAAGCCTGCGAATTGCCTGAAGAGCTCCAAACCCAATAA
- a CDS encoding glycosyltransferase family 4 protein — protein MHKNIGFISTRLAGTDGVSLESSKWADVLQQSGHKCFWFAGAVDRKTEYSFHVPEAHFKNEQNQWINQQVFGQKGREQPVTKAIHELRSRLKFKLHEFIKKFNIDLLIAENALTIPLHVPLGLAITETIAETQLPTIAHHHDFYWERVRFSVNAVGDYIQMAFPPNLNNIRHVVINSAAQEQLALRTGIASTIIPNVLDFENPPKISKKRTDVFRQSIGLKSDDRMILQPTRIIQRKGIEFAIELVKELKNTQNKLVISHEAGDEGFEYAEWLKEYACEHDVDLRLVSIQVTDPWSENGNNSTKYSLWDVYPYADFITYPSLYEGFGNAFLEAIYFRKPILINRYSTFVRDIEPLGFDLVVMDGFLSKQTVQNVVEILGSAKRRKKMVKSNYEVASRHYSYQVLRNQLSSILQSFFGDTIGQLTSQSRPAKSKGYLYINSHQVMYKHIDSQRCGPNPKKKSSSARR, from the coding sequence ATGCATAAGAACATTGGATTTATCTCAACTCGACTTGCCGGCACGGATGGTGTTTCACTTGAATCCAGCAAATGGGCGGACGTTCTGCAGCAAAGCGGGCATAAATGCTTTTGGTTTGCCGGTGCGGTAGACCGCAAGACGGAATATAGCTTCCATGTTCCTGAAGCCCATTTCAAAAACGAGCAAAATCAATGGATCAACCAGCAGGTCTTTGGTCAAAAGGGACGCGAACAGCCGGTTACAAAGGCCATCCACGAGCTGCGCTCTCGTCTGAAATTTAAACTTCATGAGTTCATCAAAAAATTTAATATCGACCTGCTCATTGCCGAAAATGCGTTAACCATCCCCTTGCATGTGCCTCTGGGATTGGCCATTACGGAAACCATTGCAGAAACACAATTGCCGACCATCGCGCACCATCATGATTTTTACTGGGAACGCGTCCGCTTTTCGGTCAATGCCGTTGGTGACTATATCCAAATGGCATTTCCGCCAAATCTGAACAATATTCGGCATGTCGTCATCAACTCAGCTGCACAGGAACAGCTGGCCCTGCGAACCGGAATTGCTTCAACGATCATTCCCAATGTGTTGGATTTCGAAAATCCGCCCAAAATCAGCAAAAAGCGAACCGACGTTTTTCGCCAATCCATTGGCCTTAAAAGCGATGATCGCATGATTTTACAGCCCACGCGTATCATTCAACGCAAAGGTATTGAATTTGCGATTGAACTGGTCAAGGAACTTAAAAATACGCAAAATAAGCTCGTCATATCCCACGAAGCCGGGGATGAAGGTTTTGAATATGCGGAATGGCTGAAGGAATATGCCTGTGAACATGATGTCGATCTGCGCCTGGTCTCCATTCAGGTTACAGACCCGTGGTCGGAGAACGGTAACAACAGCACCAAGTATTCACTATGGGATGTTTACCCGTACGCTGATTTTATTACTTACCCCAGCTTATACGAGGGCTTTGGCAATGCCTTTCTAGAGGCCATTTATTTTAGAAAACCGATTCTGATCAATCGCTACTCCACGTTTGTGCGCGATATCGAACCGCTGGGATTTGATCTGGTGGTGATGGATGGCTTCCTGTCCAAACAAACGGTCCAAAATGTAGTGGAAATTCTGGGATCAGCAAAACGCAGAAAAAAAATGGTCAAGAGCAATTATGAGGTCGCCTCACGCCATTACTCCTATCAGGTGCTGAGAAATCAACTTTCCAGCATTCTACAAAGTTTCTTTGGTGACACTATCGGGCAGCTCACCTCCCAGAGCCGTCCGGCAAAATCCAAAGGATATCTGTACATCAATTCACATCAGGTCATGTACAAACATATCGACAGCCAGCGCTGCGGCCCCAATCCAAAAAAGAAAAGTTCAAGTGCACGGCGTTAA